The proteins below are encoded in one region of Pseudomonadota bacterium:
- a CDS encoding chemotaxis protein CheB: MKYNAIVIGVSAGGMEALSTIIPQLSPDLPVPVLIVQHMSPDSDSYLIERLNELSDIKVKEAEDKEKVREGVVYFAPPNYHLLVDDEGILSLSGDERVNYARPAIDVLFESAADVYCPGLIGVILTGANQDGSAGLKKIKEEGGIAIVQDPETAFVDRMPRAALEVVEADHILPLETIGAMLNTLAIIDSIVLD, from the coding sequence TACTATTATTCCCCAATTGTCCCCTGATCTGCCCGTACCGGTTTTGATCGTACAGCACATGAGTCCGGACTCCGACAGCTATTTAATTGAACGATTGAATGAATTGTCAGATATTAAGGTCAAAGAAGCCGAGGATAAGGAGAAGGTGCGGGAAGGGGTGGTATATTTTGCTCCGCCCAATTATCATCTTCTGGTGGATGATGAGGGTATTTTGTCTCTTTCTGGAGATGAACGGGTCAATTATGCTCGTCCGGCAATCGATGTTTTATTCGAATCAGCCGCCGATGTGTATTGCCCGGGTTTGATAGGTGTAATTCTTACCGGCGCAAATCAGGATGGCAGCGCCGGTCTTAAAAAAATCAAGGAGGAGGGTGGTATTGCTATTGTGCAGGATCCGGAAACAGCATTTGTTGACAGGATGCCCCGTGCTGCATTGGAGGTGGTGGAAGCCGACCATATACTCCCTCTTGAAACAATCGGTGCCATGCTGAATACCCTGGCAATAATTGATTCAATTGTTTTAGATTAG